From a region of the Rhodococcus opacus B4 genome:
- a CDS encoding telomere-binding protein produces MTAITAGTIQIGRMSSFDRVRAAAERNGGVNERGSTQLMARCPIHGDRHASMSVTWVDGHRGGMVLLHCHGCEAPVSEIAEGLGLSMTDLFDEPLPDRDALTRVGRSPRRRGAGRRRPKGGRLPARIALPDVTPDAQHRWDRVKVYSYVSADGTLVQEVIREECTSCEAGRHKQFRQIFVDAAGTRLRRKPEGFEPVLYRLPELLSAISSHSPVWLLEGEKDVETAESLGLVATTNAQGGLNFPLSCADLFEGAEVRIVLDRDSVGWKRGIELASLLGGSGAQVQLLLSATAEPKSDFTDHVDDGHWSTDSMWGGLIPVRAGEVAAHGFAADVIEKQALIELALAEATARVDRASERDGDEEFRRAQRWALESERRFEDLTELLDKVRQQAAAEGTDWAGEAVENAMTAWRAALVAARATHDVARVPVPPILQDPELEPVPGAVQDSLSPVDSQRVWSDSESLATPLNSIRGRNVIAPVYRIIDGNLVEIVTTKSGDQQAKLVLDLDARIVEMEYLEVADAGIDVDEPELMGRAAMAGQSEVNPAAPQELTAVVIGYTHPESREFLRIRIPAKEYRDCGWVDTLPGPPAYDSRPSGVAKLRDALKGAGGREIRRVVRYRSTGWRRDDQGKWFFVHAGGAIDENGGRVAPVLLTGPLKMYDLPAPTPDPVRIREAFLRHSGSMLERTPTRVSAALLGQVFRSALGPNPWVLTLVGSPNSYKTSLASLAMHHWGEKWDRRRPATSMSGNGDTLNALRIKLNAAKDALYWADDVAPTRDFGTAQKALEEFARMVHNGEQRSRSTRDGLGVLDGTPPRASALVTSEIMPRPGSAAQRMLVVPLQAREIELNVLKELDTAHSRHGRALLMATYLQWLCPRLDIVRAEAFAEGERYSERLRTSGESVRQADALGSLWAGWHAMSRFLVDVGALTENEVAQVGDLVTMGLSDAAAAATDPDLPMRTGARVRELLVHALRNGHAYVEDVDTGQAPSDWSMAACLGWRRSVVGETSDGTPRWRAEGRGVRLGYVVANPRPCDGQPQVLLDPMALEQVLKATGQTMTDTLQIDRGTALRALYDEGVLIAEERKGRMPRYTVQRMVKCENRRQRMVALRLHKLLGSDGPEDQVTSDAGSSDPTLGGDSSDSSTPVPGGPALFDGWIADLNSPGSGVASGDSSNEVMSLTSSHSEQEPEMAIETDAEGHTADGVQISPVSICALCGGEDAGWQIDGLVMHLPCWWQSTAATRSAAAATGDTVGQVSPMVKDEPVAAPVETTSRETAAATPAIVATAETTHQPTTTTPAPKLAAGDARTTFTAPAAVLDVDGAWLPDGTRHDLASQITHVGDVAELVATLNLGTWTSDKWSVPGQIWITDAMAQHMGIDTSSLGKRNRNDRLKELTAQSPFVTEALSEGWQLGGKEGDRLGTWTRVWKGETRGVWVTLTSGMSQDPKEMPILGDSPAPATLARRLSLLANALRFPWAVSPASTGIDLMIAARPKEWKRVFAPSDAEFAKKFQIFEADIDWSRTLSDDEAKCRYVHAFDRGGSYAAGIAGLELPIGEPAHHSNGLPFDRKLPGYWLVEIPESADWRFPNPLNPMGLSISEPKWVTTPTLERASSLGYEPEILEAYVWPDHGRVLVPWYERIRDARIALDIKDDLDAQLAREQNKVIYTHTIGILNSDLHLAGRPGYSPERHHHIVAKSRANIMYRIAQIGEDTGQWPVAVTKDTVLYVSDESDPKLAWPGGPKQFGRGFGQYKPEGSALLAEHQQYLDGKGYRGKSDLIAPAEWMSAGISAESDS; encoded by the coding sequence GTGACTGCTATCACTGCTGGAACCATTCAGATCGGTCGGATGTCGTCATTCGACCGGGTTCGTGCTGCTGCCGAACGCAATGGCGGGGTCAACGAACGCGGCTCGACCCAACTGATGGCGCGGTGCCCGATCCATGGAGACCGTCACGCGTCGATGTCCGTGACCTGGGTCGATGGGCATAGGGGAGGAATGGTGCTGCTTCACTGCCACGGCTGTGAAGCTCCCGTCTCGGAGATCGCCGAGGGTCTGGGTTTGTCGATGACGGACCTCTTCGACGAACCGCTGCCTGATCGCGATGCGCTTACACGCGTAGGCCGATCTCCCCGACGACGTGGTGCCGGGCGGCGCCGGCCGAAGGGTGGACGACTTCCCGCCCGGATCGCGCTTCCGGACGTGACACCTGATGCTCAACACCGGTGGGATCGAGTCAAGGTCTACTCGTATGTATCTGCAGACGGCACTTTGGTGCAGGAGGTAATCCGCGAGGAATGCACGAGCTGTGAAGCTGGCCGGCACAAGCAGTTCCGACAGATTTTCGTGGATGCCGCAGGGACCCGGCTCAGACGTAAGCCGGAGGGTTTTGAACCGGTCTTGTATCGACTCCCGGAACTGCTGTCAGCAATCTCGAGCCATTCGCCTGTGTGGTTACTCGAGGGGGAGAAGGATGTCGAGACAGCCGAGTCGCTTGGACTGGTTGCCACGACCAATGCTCAAGGCGGACTGAACTTCCCTCTCTCATGTGCTGACCTTTTCGAAGGCGCTGAGGTTCGCATCGTGCTCGATCGCGACTCCGTCGGATGGAAGCGAGGTATCGAACTCGCATCTCTGTTGGGTGGCAGTGGCGCCCAGGTCCAGCTCTTGCTGTCCGCAACGGCGGAACCCAAATCTGATTTTACTGACCACGTCGATGACGGACATTGGTCGACCGACTCGATGTGGGGTGGCCTCATCCCTGTTCGGGCTGGGGAAGTCGCTGCCCACGGCTTCGCTGCCGACGTAATCGAGAAGCAAGCACTAATCGAACTTGCGCTGGCAGAGGCGACCGCCAGAGTTGATCGTGCAAGTGAGCGGGACGGAGACGAAGAGTTCCGACGCGCACAGCGGTGGGCGCTCGAATCGGAGCGACGTTTCGAGGATCTGACTGAACTTCTGGACAAAGTTCGACAGCAGGCCGCGGCTGAAGGCACCGATTGGGCGGGAGAAGCGGTCGAGAATGCCATGACCGCATGGCGTGCCGCGCTCGTTGCAGCTCGGGCCACACACGATGTCGCGCGAGTTCCTGTTCCACCGATTCTGCAAGATCCCGAGCTTGAGCCCGTACCGGGTGCGGTTCAGGACTCGCTCAGCCCCGTTGATTCACAGCGGGTCTGGTCCGACTCGGAGAGTCTGGCTACGCCGCTGAACAGCATCCGGGGGCGCAATGTTATTGCTCCGGTGTATCGGATCATTGATGGGAACTTGGTCGAAATCGTCACGACCAAGAGCGGTGATCAACAGGCGAAACTCGTACTGGACCTCGATGCGCGGATCGTTGAGATGGAGTATCTCGAAGTTGCCGATGCGGGTATCGACGTCGACGAGCCGGAGTTGATGGGTCGAGCAGCGATGGCCGGTCAGAGTGAAGTCAACCCCGCCGCACCTCAAGAACTCACCGCGGTGGTTATCGGCTACACCCATCCGGAGAGCCGAGAGTTTCTGCGGATCCGGATTCCGGCGAAGGAGTACCGGGATTGCGGCTGGGTCGATACCTTGCCGGGTCCGCCTGCCTACGACTCTCGCCCCAGCGGAGTGGCGAAGCTGCGAGATGCACTCAAGGGCGCAGGTGGGCGCGAAATCCGACGGGTGGTGCGATACCGCTCGACAGGGTGGCGCCGCGATGATCAGGGCAAGTGGTTCTTCGTTCATGCTGGGGGAGCCATCGACGAGAATGGCGGACGGGTAGCCCCTGTTCTGCTGACCGGCCCCCTGAAGATGTATGACCTTCCCGCACCGACGCCCGACCCGGTAAGGATCCGAGAAGCATTCCTTCGTCATTCCGGCTCGATGCTCGAACGCACCCCGACGCGAGTTTCGGCCGCTCTACTTGGGCAGGTATTCAGGTCCGCATTGGGTCCGAACCCGTGGGTTCTTACGTTGGTCGGATCGCCTAACAGCTACAAGACCTCACTCGCGTCATTGGCGATGCACCACTGGGGAGAGAAATGGGATCGCCGGCGACCGGCGACATCGATGTCGGGCAACGGCGACACATTGAATGCATTGCGGATCAAGCTTAACGCCGCAAAAGATGCTCTGTACTGGGCGGACGATGTCGCACCAACCCGAGACTTCGGGACTGCGCAGAAGGCGCTCGAAGAGTTCGCTCGCATGGTGCACAACGGTGAGCAACGCTCGAGAAGCACACGTGATGGTCTAGGGGTTCTGGACGGAACCCCGCCCCGCGCGTCTGCTTTGGTCACCTCCGAGATCATGCCGCGGCCAGGATCTGCAGCTCAGCGGATGCTCGTGGTGCCGCTGCAGGCGCGGGAAATCGAACTGAACGTTTTGAAGGAACTCGATACTGCGCATTCCCGTCATGGCCGCGCCTTGTTGATGGCCACGTACCTGCAATGGTTATGCCCTCGGTTGGACATTGTCCGCGCCGAGGCGTTCGCCGAAGGTGAGCGGTATAGCGAGCGTTTGCGCACGAGCGGCGAAAGTGTTCGTCAGGCAGACGCTTTGGGGTCTCTGTGGGCGGGCTGGCATGCGATGTCACGTTTCCTTGTTGATGTAGGGGCGTTAACGGAGAACGAAGTCGCGCAGGTCGGGGACCTGGTCACGATGGGCTTGTCTGATGCCGCTGCTGCGGCGACTGACCCAGATCTGCCAATGCGGACCGGTGCGCGAGTACGGGAGTTGTTGGTACACGCACTGAGAAATGGTCACGCCTACGTGGAGGACGTCGACACCGGGCAAGCTCCATCGGATTGGTCGATGGCGGCATGTCTTGGATGGCGGCGCAGTGTGGTGGGTGAAACATCCGACGGCACCCCTCGATGGCGTGCGGAAGGTCGTGGCGTTCGATTGGGATATGTCGTGGCCAACCCGCGGCCGTGCGATGGTCAACCACAAGTCTTGTTGGACCCGATGGCCCTCGAACAGGTGTTGAAAGCCACTGGTCAGACGATGACCGATACCTTGCAGATCGATCGCGGTACCGCCTTGAGGGCTCTCTATGACGAGGGCGTGCTGATCGCGGAGGAACGGAAAGGCAGAATGCCGCGGTACACGGTGCAGCGGATGGTCAAGTGCGAAAACCGCAGGCAGCGCATGGTTGCACTGCGGCTGCACAAGTTGCTCGGTAGCGATGGTCCGGAAGACCAAGTAACCAGCGATGCAGGATCAAGTGACCCGACACTCGGTGGCGATTCCAGCGACTCTTCCACGCCTGTGCCCGGTGGTCCGGCTCTGTTCGATGGTTGGATCGCCGATCTGAACAGTCCAGGGTCCGGCGTAGCTTCGGGTGATTCGTCTAACGAAGTCATGAGCCTGACCAGCTCTCATTCCGAACAGGAGCCTGAGATGGCTATCGAGACCGATGCCGAAGGGCATACCGCTGATGGAGTGCAGATTTCACCGGTTTCCATCTGCGCCCTGTGTGGCGGCGAGGACGCCGGATGGCAGATCGACGGCTTGGTGATGCACCTTCCCTGCTGGTGGCAAAGCACCGCCGCCACCCGATCAGCAGCTGCAGCAACCGGCGACACAGTCGGACAGGTTTCGCCAATGGTGAAGGACGAGCCGGTGGCGGCTCCCGTCGAAACGACGTCTCGTGAGACTGCTGCAGCAACGCCGGCCATCGTCGCGACGGCGGAGACCACGCACCAGCCGACCACGACAACCCCGGCACCGAAACTTGCAGCAGGAGATGCACGGACCACCTTCACCGCACCCGCGGCAGTACTCGACGTCGATGGCGCCTGGCTTCCCGACGGCACCCGTCACGACCTTGCCTCGCAGATCACCCATGTCGGCGATGTCGCGGAGCTCGTAGCGACGTTGAACCTCGGCACGTGGACGTCCGACAAATGGTCGGTGCCTGGGCAGATCTGGATCACCGACGCGATGGCGCAGCACATGGGAATCGACACCAGCAGTCTGGGCAAGCGCAATCGAAACGACAGGCTCAAGGAACTGACCGCACAATCTCCGTTCGTCACAGAGGCTCTCTCCGAGGGCTGGCAGCTCGGCGGCAAGGAGGGGGACCGCCTCGGCACTTGGACGCGAGTGTGGAAAGGTGAAACCCGTGGTGTCTGGGTGACACTGACCTCCGGCATGAGCCAGGACCCCAAGGAGATGCCCATTCTTGGTGACTCGCCGGCACCCGCCACACTGGCGCGACGCCTGTCACTCCTAGCAAATGCTCTGCGTTTCCCCTGGGCTGTGAGCCCGGCATCGACGGGCATCGACCTGATGATCGCCGCCCGGCCGAAGGAATGGAAGCGCGTATTCGCACCCTCCGATGCCGAGTTCGCCAAGAAGTTCCAGATCTTCGAGGCAGATATCGACTGGTCACGGACCTTGTCTGACGACGAAGCGAAGTGCCGTTACGTCCATGCCTTCGACCGCGGCGGTTCGTACGCGGCAGGAATCGCCGGCCTCGAACTTCCGATCGGCGAACCTGCGCATCATTCGAACGGACTACCGTTCGATCGCAAGCTCCCCGGGTACTGGCTCGTGGAGATCCCCGAGTCCGCGGACTGGCGGTTCCCGAATCCTCTCAACCCGATGGGTTTGTCAATTTCCGAGCCGAAGTGGGTGACTACACCCACCCTCGAACGCGCCAGCAGTCTCGGGTACGAACCCGAGATTCTGGAGGCCTACGTGTGGCCTGATCACGGACGGGTCCTCGTCCCGTGGTACGAACGGATCCGGGATGCGCGCATCGCCTTGGACATCAAGGACGATCTCGACGCGCAGTTGGCTCGCGAACAGAACAAAGTCATCTATACGCACACGATCGGCATTCTCAATTCCGATCTGCACTTGGCAGGACGCCCAGGATATTCACCAGAGCGTCACCACCACATCGTCGCCAAGTCGCGGGCCAACATCATGTACCGGATAGCTCAGATCGGCGAAGACACCGGACAATGGCCCGTCGCAGTCACCAAAGACACCGTGCTCTACGTGTCGGATGAATCCGATCCCAAGCTGGCGTGGCCTGGAGGACCGAAGCAATTCGGACGTGGTTTCGGCCAGTACAAGCCGGAAGGATCCGCACTCCTCGCCGAACATCAGCAGTACCTGGACGGCAAGGGCTACCGGGGCAAGTCGGATCTGATCGCACCGGCTGAGTGGATGTCCGCCGGTATCAGCGCGGAAAGTGACTCGTGA
- a CDS encoding IS3 family transposase (programmed frameshift), with protein MAAPRKYSVELKERATRMAVEARQDPATRPGALKRIADQLGVHPEALRTWVKQAEVDGGVRPGTTTSDAERIAQLERENRELRRANTILKQASAFFGGGDRPPTALIVEFVAAHRDEHGVDPICAVLRGTAAQIAPSTVRAHLSPQRTESARAVRDREVLSRIRGVHADNLGVYGARKVHASLKREGMSVARCTVERLMKADGLRGILRLKGRKTTHADGAETPRPADRVQRQFVADAPNTLWVADLTYIRTHSGWVYAAFILDVFSRMIVGWQVSTSMRTDLALDALDMGLWARRRVGQDVAGLIHHSDRGVQYRAVRYTERLDECDAVSSVGSKGDSYDNAMAEAFNSLFKAECIRNPVMRPHGGWRGLGDVEWAVAEYIDWFNHRRLHGEIDHVPPAEYETAYWSNHTAADYRETPVLAEAGTR; from the exons ATGGCAGCACCACGGAAGTACAGCGTTGAGCTGAAGGAACGAGCAACGAGGATGGCGGTCGAGGCCCGCCAGGATCCGGCGACGCGGCCGGGAGCGCTCAAGCGGATCGCCGATCAGCTCGGTGTGCATCCCGAGGCGCTCAGGACCTGGGTCAAGCAGGCCGAGGTCGACGGCGGCGTGCGCCCGGGCACCACTACCAGTGATGCCGAACGGATTGCCCAGTTGGAACGGGAGAATCGCGAGCTGCGGCGGGCGAACACGATCCTCAAGCAGGCCTCGGCTTTCTTTG GCGGCGGAGATCGACCGCCCACAGCGCTGATCGTGGAGTTCGTCGCTGCTCACCGCGACGAACACGGAGTCGATCCGATCTGCGCGGTCTTGCGCGGTACGGCCGCCCAGATCGCTCCGTCCACGGTCCGAGCTCACCTGAGCCCCCAGCGAACCGAATCGGCACGTGCGGTGCGTGACCGCGAGGTTCTGTCCCGGATCCGGGGTGTTCATGCCGACAATCTCGGGGTGTACGGGGCCCGCAAAGTGCACGCCAGTCTGAAACGAGAAGGGATGTCAGTGGCCCGGTGCACCGTGGAACGATTGATGAAAGCCGATGGGTTACGGGGAATATTACGGTTGAAAGGGCGGAAGACCACGCACGCTGACGGGGCCGAGACTCCGCGGCCGGCGGATCGGGTCCAGCGGCAGTTCGTCGCCGACGCGCCCAACACGTTGTGGGTGGCGGACCTGACCTACATTCGCACTCATTCGGGGTGGGTGTACGCCGCGTTCATCCTCGACGTGTTCTCCCGGATGATCGTCGGTTGGCAGGTTTCGACGTCGATGCGTACCGACCTGGCCCTCGACGCCTTGGATATGGGGTTGTGGGCTCGCCGACGGGTCGGCCAGGACGTCGCCGGATTGATTCACCATAGCGACCGCGGCGTGCAGTATCGAGCGGTGCGATACACCGAGCGCCTCGACGAGTGTGACGCAGTGTCTTCTGTTGGTTCCAAGGGAGATTCGTATGACAACGCGATGGCGGAGGCGTTCAACTCGTTGTTCAAGGCCGAGTGCATTCGCAATCCCGTGATGCGCCCGCACGGGGGCTGGCGAGGCCTTGGAGACGTCGAGTGGGCGGTCGCCGAGTACATCGACTGGTTCAATCACCGCCGCTTGCACGGCGAGATCGACCACGTCCCACCCGCAGAGTACGAGACCGCCTACTGGTCGAATCACACGGCGGCCGACTACCGTGAGACACCGGTCCTCGCTGAGGCCGGAACCAGATAG
- the tnpB gene encoding IS607 family element RNA-guided endonuclease TnpB: MTATAALADPTADIAAPDPSRVVIRAFVYVLDPTPGQVEALRSNCGAQRFAYNWALSQVKSNLDQRTAERSYGVPDAGLTPSMSWSAYSLRKHWNTVKDDVAVNPETGQVWWSANSKEAYSSGIANCANALSNWSAARSGKRAGTMRFPRFKSKRAASSCRFTTGCIGLVTTDGDRRHVQLPRIGVVRTAESTRKLARKTIAGTARIRSATVSFRRGRWQVSFSVETLLPARALPPTTTGPRSVVGVDVGVKHLAVLSTGELIENPKHARKQAKKLRRLQRRGARRTGPDRRTRQQPSNRWLRTQDQIQRIHARVANSRRDHLHKLTTQLVRVYDTVVVEDLNVSGMSRSGGAYKRGLNRAIGDAALAEIRRQLTYKTDWTGTGLHVADRWYPSSKTCSNCQAVKTKLPLNVRVFVCDHCGYRGDRDHNAALNLAALAVSVEDGTSPASCGRDVKAARQKPTIRPATSGQTVSLREHHTPVVNVAGATRPLMPSTQKNTQRERQMVSPPPSPRPVVPVSRTTPNLPTCVGKNTT, translated from the coding sequence ATGACGGCCACTGCTGCACTTGCTGATCCCACTGCCGACATCGCTGCGCCGGATCCGTCTCGGGTGGTGATCCGGGCGTTCGTGTACGTTCTCGATCCCACCCCGGGGCAGGTCGAGGCGTTGCGTTCGAATTGTGGGGCACAGCGTTTCGCCTACAACTGGGCGCTGTCGCAGGTCAAGTCGAACCTCGATCAACGGACCGCGGAACGATCCTACGGTGTTCCGGATGCGGGATTGACCCCGTCGATGTCGTGGTCCGCGTACAGCCTGCGCAAACACTGGAACACCGTCAAGGACGACGTCGCGGTCAACCCCGAGACCGGGCAGGTGTGGTGGTCGGCGAATTCGAAAGAGGCGTACAGTTCCGGGATCGCGAACTGCGCAAATGCCTTGTCGAACTGGTCAGCGGCGCGTTCAGGGAAACGTGCGGGGACGATGAGGTTTCCTCGATTCAAGAGCAAACGTGCTGCATCCTCGTGCCGGTTCACGACCGGCTGTATCGGCTTGGTCACCACCGACGGGGATCGCCGCCATGTCCAACTTCCCCGGATCGGGGTGGTGCGCACTGCCGAGTCGACCCGCAAGCTGGCGCGTAAAACCATTGCCGGGACGGCCCGGATCCGGTCGGCGACTGTGTCGTTCCGGCGGGGTCGCTGGCAGGTGTCGTTCTCCGTCGAGACGCTTCTCCCTGCACGAGCCCTCCCGCCCACCACGACCGGTCCGCGATCGGTGGTCGGGGTCGATGTGGGGGTCAAGCACCTCGCGGTTCTCTCGACCGGTGAACTGATCGAGAACCCGAAACACGCTCGCAAGCAGGCGAAGAAGCTGCGGCGCCTGCAACGCCGAGGAGCTCGCCGCACCGGCCCGGACCGCCGTACCCGCCAGCAGCCCTCGAATCGGTGGCTCCGCACGCAGGACCAGATTCAGCGGATACATGCCAGGGTCGCCAACAGTCGCCGCGACCACCTTCACAAACTCACCACCCAACTCGTCCGCGTCTACGACACCGTCGTCGTCGAAGACCTCAATGTCTCCGGAATGAGCCGATCCGGTGGCGCCTACAAGCGTGGGTTGAATCGCGCGATCGGTGATGCGGCTCTCGCCGAAATTCGACGGCAGTTGACTTACAAGACCGATTGGACTGGCACCGGTCTGCATGTGGCGGACCGGTGGTATCCGTCGAGTAAGACCTGCTCGAACTGTCAGGCAGTGAAAACCAAACTGCCCCTTAATGTTCGGGTGTTCGTCTGCGACCACTGCGGTTACCGCGGCGATCGTGATCACAACGCTGCCCTGAACCTCGCTGCACTCGCGGTGTCCGTTGAGGATGGCACGTCTCCGGCGAGTTGCGGACGAGACGTAAAAGCAGCCCGACAGAAACCAACCATAAGACCCGCCACCAGCGGGCAGACGGTATCGCTGCGGGAACACCACACACCAGTGGTGAACGTGGCCGGAGCAACCCGGCCACTCATGCCGAGTACACAAAAAAACACTCAGCGTGAACGGCAGATGGTCAGTCCGCCCCCGTCCCCCCGTCCCGTCGTCCCCGTCAGCAGGACAACACCGAATCTACCCACTTGTGTAGGAAAAAACACTACCTGA
- a CDS encoding DUF4192 family protein, giving the protein MSSPSDVVAGAVALGGHLPVDEVAVLSLDRHPAAVMLVQLGDDAERESGRILDALESAAPFQESPSMLAVVFGPAERGDVVGAILERLRPDAVTPVFVFTDGLVRQWHGAGSLIGQPGMPVDLAAHPIIAEALVVGSTTLMTRAEMRASFAPAQHGPGRAAIVAAGFGRERVILAAMAPQNAADRAYDFALAPYVGGTTGAGERGISVTDEHASIIAAAMHDVPVRDLLFARIDAHNADAAAEVMRQVGAVLPHDLAGALIILAGVFHWVSRHAALAREAVNVGRALDPAHSFGKLFEQFLNHGMNPALWEQLRAAAVRAHQDQ; this is encoded by the coding sequence ATGTCTTCGCCGTCCGATGTTGTTGCCGGTGCGGTCGCGTTGGGCGGTCATCTTCCGGTCGACGAGGTGGCGGTATTGAGCCTTGACCGCCACCCGGCGGCGGTGATGCTGGTCCAGTTGGGTGACGATGCGGAGCGGGAGTCGGGGCGCATCTTGGACGCACTCGAGAGCGCCGCACCGTTCCAGGAGAGTCCGTCGATGCTGGCGGTGGTGTTCGGCCCGGCCGAGCGGGGTGATGTGGTGGGCGCGATCCTCGAGCGGCTTCGCCCCGATGCGGTGACCCCGGTGTTCGTGTTCACCGATGGTCTGGTGCGTCAGTGGCACGGGGCCGGGTCCTTGATCGGGCAGCCGGGCATGCCGGTCGATCTGGCGGCGCACCCGATCATCGCCGAGGCACTCGTGGTCGGCTCCACCACGCTCATGACCCGCGCCGAGATGCGAGCGAGTTTCGCCCCGGCCCAGCATGGTCCAGGCCGCGCCGCTATCGTGGCCGCTGGTTTCGGGCGCGAGCGCGTGATTCTGGCCGCGATGGCCCCGCAGAACGCCGCCGACCGTGCCTACGATTTCGCGTTGGCACCGTACGTGGGGGGAACCACCGGAGCGGGGGAGCGGGGCATCAGCGTCACGGACGAGCACGCCTCGATCATCGCGGCCGCGATGCACGATGTGCCGGTGCGTGATCTGCTGTTCGCCCGGATCGACGCACACAATGCCGATGCCGCCGCCGAGGTAATGCGTCAGGTCGGGGCCGTATTGCCCCATGATCTCGCCGGTGCGTTGATCATTCTTGCCGGAGTGTTTCATTGGGTGAGCCGTCACGCCGCGCTGGCACGTGAGGCGGTGAACGTGGGCCGTGCGCTCGATCCCGCGCACTCCTTCGGGAA